aaaatattatatttttactttttttatttttatattcatttattttgcatagGGAGGTGTGATAGGAGAGAGAAtgtcattttataattataataaaccaTGTAGACTGCTAGGtccaactgtagcaatcctaatTTATAAGGAAGATATAAGAAAACTGTTGTAGatgagtttttgtgatttttttttagattttccctATATGTAGAGAAAAGAAGCAGCTTTAGGATAGCTACTAGGAAGTATATTTGGCTcgagaagcaaaaagtaattttgctctctaaacttaggaaaaatcaaagggaagctATTGGCAGTGCTCCACTTGTCTACCAATTCCCAATGTTGTACTCCCAAtcaaccatttaattttttttgtttgttatttcaaaataattaatctaaaAGTTAGTTGAGACTCTTGAGAGTGTCATATTAGCATTGTTGGACAATTGTAAAAGATTAATGGGGGGACCTTGATTGAGGGGTTAAATCTAATTTTAAGGCCCATAAATGagaattaattttcaaaacaggAGACTAAATACCCCTAGTTTCGCCCATGAAtcccaccaaaagaaaaaatgcaatcGTCTGATATTGGATATTTGCCTATAAGTAGCTTCTCCAATTTCTTGTTCATCTGTTTCCCTAATTAAAGAATAACATCGAttacttaaataaataaaagttacGTGAAATACGTTACATCaaccaatataaaataaatgtaaaaaataacgTTAGTCTTCTTAAAACTAAAGACCTGAGCATCTGTTTTGGTCTAGACCCCACATAAGAGTTTCCTTCCACATGAGCTATTTGTTATTGCATTAATCCAAGCTGATTAAAGCACACATAGGGGGAGAGAGAGGGGAAGTACCAAATATAGCTTCATCactacatgtattattattgttaattttattttttttttttttagagaaaaaagttGTATAAACTATTTACTCATTAGAATATTTATAAAATACTACTACAAAGGCAACAAAGCAGATTTTTGCAATCATTAGATTCCACAACGGCCACCCTCCACCAATGATAACGAGATGCCATCTTTTTCCTCATGTCACGTAGCTCATGCAATTGGTCCCACCAAAAACGAACCCCAATATAACTGTATTACAAATACATAAACCATAAAATTCAAAGATATTCCAACGATAGATGttattcttgttttttattttttatttattttttaattttttttgtccatttaaaattgatatagcttttaaaattataaaaccaatgataatttaaaaaaccacatcaattttaagtGGATACAAGGGTGATGTCTCTCATTACTCTATTatataatacatttttattCAACAACTATCTCAGAAGGCTAATGTAGAATTTCAACCAATCATTAAATCAGTCATTATtagtaattatataaaaataaaaaataaaataaaaaatccaagagTTAGTTGATATTGCTATATTAGTATTGAGGGATaggagaagaataaaaaaatagtatataacattagcTTTTGTTTGGCTACCAAGAGGTattaaaaaaacgtttttttttttttgttaaaaaaaaggtGTTACTAGGAGTACTGCTTTTAGTACAAGCTCTTTACAAACTGACATAATAGTTTACGTAGCTTATCACACCAACTACCAAACTGACTTGATAATCCACACGGCACCAGAGCTCAACTCTACCGCCTTAGTTTGCCTCCTACGGTGCTGCCTCCACACCTGCACAGACAATGGCAACCACCTTGTCCCTTCCTCCTCACTTGGACACTGATTTCATTGTGAAAATGGagaacaaacaaatatatatcgACACCCACAGCCAAACCGTGAGTCTGGTCATCGACTCATGGAAACTCATAGCGTTCGCTCAGTGTGGACAATGGTAGTTAAAGGTGGCAAGGTCTCAAGATGGAAGAGGGCTAGGGTTGTGtggctgacgtggcaaatatGTGGCTAATGTAGCAAATGCCATGAGTATCGCCGCAAGTTTGTAAGGAATTGTGGTAAATACTGTAATACCCCAAACATTTTCCTAAAGAAACTCTTTCACTTTAGTAATTTAGTGACCCCAAAAGAAATTTAGTCAAAGTTTCAGAGTGGACGTTAAAGATGCTCATGAAAAGACCCATATGGCCTGAGACCACATCCAACATGGTTCGGACCATCAAATCttctcaacttctttttttgttctggTGTTTAACATTTTAGATGACATCCATGTTCATGTCTCAcgcatttcctttcttttttttaaacttttgtcccATTTACTTTCCTAATTATGGGGGACACGGGGCAGAGTTGGACCAAGTTCCACTTTTATCATATTAACACAGTAAAACCAGCATTCCCAATTAATGTAATAGCTGCCATGTGCATCTCTAGTTGGTCCTTAGCTACAAATATAAGAGAAGCATCACAAAAAAACTACCTCAGAGGTTGCCATTTGATACATTCACCAAGAAGGCTTCTTGTTGAGAATGGCAGCATCTTTAAAAAGGGGCACATACAGACTTCTACATGGAAGCTTCGCCATGCTTGGCGTTGGGACATGCTTGTGAAAGCTCAAATGTAATGGGGCAATGATCGCTTCCATAAAAACCTGCCAAGAGTTTAAGAGTAATGTCAGATATCTTGTATCCTACAAGAGAAAATGTAGGGGTTGACACAGCAAGaaatcacaacatccctcattTTCAAGTGGCACCATTGTAGAAAATAAAGCTCCAAcatttgatggaaaaaaaaaaaaccaaagcagCACGTACTCACACCACACTGAATCTATGCATGACCAATTGAACTCATTTAACAacctaaaatatataaagagacCGAAACTGTAACTGAATTCACCCCCCTCccaacccaaaagaaaaaaagaaaacacaaacagTGATATAGGTAAGTACGCATGTGGAACAGATAACATCATCAACATCCTCTGCATAATGAGCAATGGTTCACCCAtaagatgaagaaaaatggtTGAGCAACCAGAATTCCTTGTTGGTAAGCCATGTGAAGACAGTTGATGCAGTCATGAGGTGTCGTGGTCTCCAACAGCAACCAGTTGAGGGAATGTTTCTAACTGACCATGCTTTTAAATGCATGACATTGCCAAAATGGTATGGCATCTTCAGCCATGATTCATCTATAAGATGAAGGAAAATGGTTGAGCATACCCCCATTTATTGTTGGTTAGCCATTTGAAGACTGGATATAGTCATTCAGAGACCTGCAGTGCCAAGGTCTCGAACAACTGGCACTTTGgtgtttatattattattattattattattattttataagtaatcgaagtTTATTTAGAGCGAAAGGATGCAACCCAAGTACaaaaaaagtatacaaaagaaacactTAACATGAAAAGgacaaaagatcaagaaaatcaggaaaatcaGAAATATGTAAACAATCATATGCAGCTAGGATGATAGGCCATTCCATTGAAGccggtcaaaaagaaaaaggtcttTATCTCCACTACTATCTCTCACTCACACCctttaaaactttaataatttctttttctcctgAAACACAACATTAAACATGGTGGAATTATCTCCCACATTGTTGCACTCTGGAAATTACTCAAGAGCCCTCTAAAACTAACATAAAAGGGGTGGTTTGAACCGGCAATGAAAtgatttttctaaatttagcTATATTTCTACTACTAGTTTCAAGTATGAATTACACACACTCCCAAAAAACAAGAGTATTACTCAAAATGAAATAAGATGCACCTTGTAATTCAATCCCTTTCCCATGTATCTCACATGCAACAATCCTATCTTTGAGTTTCTCTGAAACTACAAAATAGTCTATCCTCATCCTTTTTCCACGATACCTGCAAGAAAACCACACATCATAATCATCAGAAAGTAAAAACCAGCCTAAGATAGTCAATCAGTCAATCACTCCCACAGTCCCACTTGAAAACGTAATCAATTTCACATTTTAATGGTATTGCCAAACATATATTTTGATCATCAATAGACTAGAACAGTCGCAATGAATTAATAATCCAAATCTGTTAATTATAGCATCAATTTCCTAGGTATATTGATCCATATGATATCAAAAATCTCTTACTTCCCAATGGGATGCCCAGACCATGAGAAGCCACACTCCATGTCCTTCTCCTTGTGTAGGAATCTATATGCATCAATTAACTTTCCCCTGAAGTATAATCCAAATGACTCGGTAAACAAAATTGAGAACTTCATGAATGGGAAAACTTATTAAAACAAGAGAAATAAGGAAACACATTTATAACTAGAAACAATAAAagttcaattttcaatttttggtcGTAAATATGACTAAGGATATAGCAAAGTGGATAAACTTCATACACTATATTTTAGACCTAGCTTCATAGCAAGAATCTGCTAATAATAAGTGACATTCATGCTCTAGAAACCCAATTTTACTTTTCCTACTCACAATGAGTGAAAACTAGGGGATTTGTGGTAGCAAAATCATGAAACTATCATGGCAATGCCTCAAATAAGCATGAGACAAGTTTGGGAGATGAAAATTCTTCAATATTTCATCTGTGGAATATTTACCAATATGGAAAcgtgaaataaaattttcctaaaaGCAATGGAGCCGATTTTCCATGAAGCAGTAAATATAATGGAGCCATGATTGTCCTCCAAACATGCACATGCAGTGAGATAAGCAGTAAAAATAATAGAAGTATAATGAATCCATGACCAATAGAGCTATTTTCCCATTAAAAAAAGGGGTTAAAAGCAGCAACAGGTATAATGAGAAAACTGGAAGAACCTGCTTTCCTCTTTCCATTGTAAGgaaaaaagggggaaaagaaGACAGTGAAACTAAAAGGAATTATTGGAACCAAGTCACCACTGTTCCACTTTTTCCCAACTGACTTCAGTCTCATGGAAAAACCATTTGTTTGTAGGCCATGGTTTCACCATCCTAATTGCTACTCAAAATCAAGGAAGCAAAGATTTTCTAATGGAATCACGCACTCTTTCAATATGGTACCAAAACGCTTCCTTTCAGATAAGGTAAATCCAGGCTGCCCACAATCCTGCATCATCAAAAGTTAAGTGGAAGCCATATCAATAAGATACTCTTATAAATACAGGGTATGCCATATAGTACAGTGCATATTTGGaggtaaaaaaatgaaaagctaCAGGTTATTAAGACATTAAGCTGACGCACAAGTTCATAATCATAAACAGGGACTTCCCAGAAAGTGGTCATGGTCAACAGAAATGGTACTGGTACAAGGCCTTTCCTAGATGAAGGTAAACTTACCATcattgttataaaaattaaaacggAGCTAGTGGGCACACGAAATGCACAAgcattagaaaaaaagaaaggtggtCCCTACTCATTTCAACAGCTTATTTTCAACTTTAAATGTTTTGCAAATTTGCAtcattacaaaaataaagtaTTACATAATTACGCCCAAAAAAGCAACAATATACTAACACCTCTTTATTTGGAGGAACATAACCATTGAGCTTTGCTGCACTGAAAAATTCTGGATGACTCACATCAATCTCTTCATGGCTGCAAGTAAAAGGGGGAAAAAGAAGTATAAGGTTCGTGATAAGGATATTGATCTATTTGAAGGATGAGATGCATAATGCTGAACAAACTAAGTCAAAACATTCATAACTTATGCCAAACTCCTTTTTAGTTACTAGTACTCAAATGGTCACTTTCTTGGATATATAAGTATTATGGACACTAAGTTCCATAGAGCCGTGATGCACATTGATCATGAATACTGAAGATAACCAGAGTGTGAAGTGACACACCCTAGTAGTGttcaaacaataaataaatctcTATTTATGTTCAAGGAGGTATGAAGCACAAGCCTGTCAATATAAGGTAAAGGACAAAACAAATGCAAGCAGTTGGATGAAGATAAAGCAAAATGCTCCCCAACCCAAGAGTAAATAAACCAAAGCAGAAAATGCTCACCTAACATTCAGATCACCACACCATATAAGAGGCTTATCTGAAGATTGAAGGACAAAGTCCAATATCCTTTTATCCCATTTCCTTCTCCTTATAAATGAATTTTCCTCCTCTTTCCAACCATTGTTTGGTGCATATGTATTCAATAAGCGGAATGTATCGAACTCAGCTAAAATGACCCGGCCATCTGGTTCATGCTTTGAAGCTAGAAACAAAGACAACTAATATGATTCAACTGCCATTCCATTCCATATGCAGAAAAGAAACAGCATTCAACTGATAGATTTCAAAGCATGAATGTGTATACAAGACTTTTCCAAGTATGGAATTAACAGATGTAAGGATTAGGAAAATGAACACgcattcttcttttttatttggcaACTATATAGACATCCATTCAGTCTAAAAAAACAGTTCACAATATACAAGTTATGAAAGCATATTGCACTAAGTTTTAGATcttcttttacttatcaaaaaaaaaatttagacctTTTCCATCAAactgagaaaatgaaaattacaaaatcatagCATTTAAGGCTCTTAAATGTCATTGTCATTGCCTATGCAATGTCCTGCATTAATAAcgataacaataaaaaaaattacaagattcCTTTCTGTTGCATCACTCACATGTATGCCCTAAACCTAAAAGGTAAAGAAGAAACAACAAATTTATGGTGCTAGCTCCCTTAAAGAGAAACATAGCAGAATAAGTCACCAATTGGACATTGATATAGCAATTAGATAGGAAAACATAGATACCTGGCATAGTATCAATTGGTCCCTATTCATTCAGTCAAAGTTTCCACGGCGTTTTCATGCCACTCTCATTCATATTTAGTAACAACAAACTAACTGACGTCCCAATGGGCGTctcatataaaattttaatacaaAAGGGTGTTGAGTATTAACAAATGCCTCTAATTGGAACTATGCTTTATCAGCACTTGGCTCAACCAACACACCCACATCACAAACAGATACTATATTTCACCCAATTTCATAACATATAGCCAGCAGCAGGCGTACAATGGAGGGTTATGCCGGCACAGACATCTGTTTTCCTTTTGCCTAATAAAAGTCATTTAGACTTCCTTTTAACCAGCTGCTGTGAGATAACATACAgaccatattttttatataaagacTGCAATACCCCCAAATATTTGACAATAATTGACTCTAATCAGGACTATAAGTCTAAACAGAACACACAAAAACTATAGTTCAAAAACCAATCACATCTGCAGCTTCCAAATCCTTCAAAATCATCCATGTAATTTTAAGTAATTACAAGCATACCTTATGCAGTTACATTAGattacacacacaaacacacacaaagGAATAGATCAAAATGATTAAAGACTCGTATTCAGGAGATGCATGGACAAATTGTAGTGTGGAAATAAAATGGTGAGTATCTAATTATGATTTTGGATGATTTAACTCATTCGTTAGAGTTCATCCCACAAAAGATTAATACCTCTCTTGTCAAGATTAAAGAAGACATTTTTCGGTTGGCAACACTTCTTTACAAAAAGTGCAGTTCCTGCATACTTTGAATCTGCAAGAGACCACCAAACACGATAATTTGCAAAGGGTAGACTTGAAAGGGCACGTATCAAAATCTGCAtggttttaaatgaaaataaaaatattaatataattttttgataagtaaacatatcaaaatcaaacattaaatatcaaaattttgaGACTTAGACATATCATCAGAGTTATATCTATGTTAAACTGTTCTCTAAAAACATGTGAATGAAATCTACAAGTAGGATGTATGCTTCCCTCTTAGTCAATGTCAAGCAAAGCCATCATTTTCAATcgtaagaagaaaataaatacacTTCCCTATTCAATCAGTAAGGTGGGTAAATTTATAAACAAGGCTATCTTCATGTTCTCTATGTTAATGGGAAATTTATAAAACTTGATAACATAACCAACAGAGCAATTTCAAAATATGTTTTGGAACTTAGACATAAGATTCAGATTTAGGGTATAAAGCACACTTCAACTAATGAGCAACTGGTAGCAATGATGTAATGCACTCATGGCACAATATAAGTTCCAGTGCTTAGTACAAGGctcaaattaaactaataatccATTAAACATGAATATAGTCACTCTACATTTGAAAATCTGCTAAAGAAATTCAAGTTCACTTAGAAATAATTGAAGCGTTTTTGTAACTATTTGTATGCTACTGCAGCTATAATCTTCTATGGTTCAGTAACATTCTTTTGATAAGTTTTTCTGCTAGTTGATACGACATGgttcaataatattttaattcatcaaaaaagaaaaagagtaaagGATGTTTCAATAAAAACAGGAGTCACGCACACACTCAGGCTACTAACAGGAAAAAGTGTTACCTGTTTTTCTTCGCGTGATGAGTTTGTATCATCTTTTAATTCTCCTGGATTTTTAGGTGCACCCTTTGAACCAGCTGCAGGCACCCTTACTTCCTATCAGTTATATGTAGTTAGTTACCAACAATATATGAGGAAAAAGAATTAGGTGTGGTTGTTATTAGTTTAGAATCATCGTGTACCAGAACCATTTTACAATAAGATGAGCTACGTCAATTGACATAAGTCACAGAACAAAACTAAAGCACACATTAAGGTAAGCCAAAGCCATCCTACAGGCTCAGCTTAACATAGCCTCAATATCTTAACAACCCTTTCACATGTGCAGAAACCTCTCAAAATCTCAAAACCTAACTAGTGTAATATAAGGCCGAGTGCTACTCCATCAAAAGCAAGTTAAACCActaattccaaaaaaagaaaaaagaaaacagaatcaaacacATGTTCggaaaaattatcaaatttcaTAAACCCCATATACCGAATTTCCATCAGAGACCAACACGTCAAACACCCATGTGCAATTCCACACATGCGTCCACGTTCAAAGACCCAAACCTTAGATACCCACGTCCCACTACACACATTCATCAATGTGCCCATATATAAAATACCCACTTGCCATTACGCTCATTTGTCAATGTTCATCGACACCCCACAcgaaatcaagaaaaaaaattaaatagggtACAACAGAATAGAGAGTGTAGGTGTGTGAGTGACTGAGTCACCTGTATTGCAATGACATCAGGGTCAAAACTTGTCACGAACTTGTTGAGCTCAGGCCAGTCGTTCTTGACTCGGAGAAGAAAGCTATTGGCATTCCAGGTCAAGAACTTCAACGGCTCTCTCTTGTCCTCGCCGGATATTTCCCTGTTCTCTCCGTCGTCCTTTTCAGAAGGTGAAAGAGAGGGCTTCTTTGAAGACCCTTCCTTCTCTATCGGTTTAAAGAAACGTTTCATTCTTCGTCAAAGTCTCTCAACGGATCAACTCGGTTATAGTTTCTCTCAAGTATCAGAGGTTTCTGTAATGTCGCTCCCTGCAGGCATATGCCCTTGTAAATTTACATGAAGCTTGGGATAATCCTTTCCATTGGGTAGCAATAGCATTTCCGTACGAGATATGCTATATcggataaaaaattatttttagttcataaaagtcttaggtgacAAGAGGCCATAAGTCCATTAGTGGGTAGGGCAATAACAATTATGGATGATGCCTATGACCTTTTGCCACCTAaaacttttatggacaaaacatgatatttttattgcaccatatcatttctctttccgTATTCCGCTGCCGTGGCACTGTAACTTTACACTGCCACGTTAGTTAAacaaatggttaatttttatttttctttaactaTCACTTATTTAAACATGCATTTGTttcaaagtaaattttttttttattataaaatattttgaaataatttttttttctttgttaaatcctaacgaaagAAAACATTgcataaaattgaaaattggatacattaaattgactcaattgagagtttttaaactttaagaaaatataattgcaaatataatgaaagttcaggggttagATGATGCTGCCCTGATAATTTATCAATATTTATAGTAACATTTACGAGATATATGGGTTGAGCTTTTAAATGAATTGTCACTTTGCTAGGGCTAGTAATAAGAACTTAACTAATCTTAGATACTGGTCTCATTCTTAATCATCTAGACAAGTTGCTGGTAGGTTAGAAGACAAactttggaaagaaaaaaaaaaacatgaatgaTTTTTTTCAACCTTAATCAAGGCTATCAAGCTTTGATTCTCACTTCTGATATGTGCTTCCGAGGGAGTAGGATTTTCAACCTTCTAGAAGCTGTCAGTTATTATGGGTAATGCTTGGGTGTCTCTGTATGTGCTTCTCTTTGGTACTAGAATTATAATACCTATGACATTGGGTATGAGAGGGTTTCCTTGCCTTAATCCATGAGAATGAAAGAACTTCAAAAGGGGCACCATCAAGAAGAATAGAGAAAGAGGAAGTGGCAATGCATTGCCTAATCCATTGGATCCATGTGGGATGGAATCCAAGCAAGGAAATGATCTTCAAAAGAAACTCCTATTCCATAGAATCAAAACTTAGCCACAAATACAACGTGCGAGTCTAACTTGTGTTCAAGCTAATTATGAGTTGACAAACAGAACAAATGCGAGCTTTTCCATTGAAATAAGAGCAGAAAGCGGCTGCAACCATAATTGCATGGGATCtgaacatgaaaaaaaaagggcattatTAGAAGACAAAAATGATAAGCACACGGCTTGTATTTAAAATTCCATAAAAAACCATTATTGCCGATTGATAAGTTCTATGGTATAGCAGAGCATGGACAACATCTTCAATGAGAGGCTCGCATAGATTCTACAGAAATAACATATATACAAGTGATGTCATGACTCATATATATCTAATAGAACTTATGGCTTATGCAAGAAAACCAAGAAACTGGAAGAGAATAGGAATGTGGAGTGAGTATATAGTAGTCATATTAGGGATGTGGTTTGGGTACCatataacttaattttttagatATAAGGAGGaccatataaatatttttaggtTTCAGGAGGATCACATGAATGTGGTGTGGGTTGCACAGTAGTCCAATCAGGCATGTGGTTAGGGTACCCATAAGATTAGTATTTTGAACTACTTTGTTTTAACATTCAAAGATGTCACATCACCCAGATTATTTTGATGAGCATAATTCATTATCTTGAAGGGTTTTGGTCAGATGGCTTGGTAAGCAATTAATGTATCTGCCTAGTCTAGAAACATGCATAGAATATTGTTAATGTTTCTTTAATGTAATGAAACAAACAATCTATCAGATGGGTTTCTTCTTCTCTAATGGGGACCACTATAGGGATCGTTTGGCAAATGCAATGCTTTTTAGGACAGTTTTTTGATTTTTAGtgaaaaagcaaaaatattaacaaacaacttaacaCACAAAGCACTCAAAACTACTctcacctttatgtcacattacaaccaaaaagcaaaaggcaccatctaaaaagttttatcaaacaagCCCATAATTTTTACAGAATGTCACCTTGAAGTTGCccaaggggttttttttttttttttttttttgggtaaatgaGTATTCATGCACATTGTTGTTTTATGACTTATGAAATTAGCTTACAAGTAATCTACTTTTAGGTTCGATTCCCTGAGCCACCAATCAAGCACTATGATAGGGAATTCTTATTCATGTTAAGAACAACTATCAGTAAACGATAGAGTAGAGGCTACAAGGGAAAATGTTTCATAGATTGTAgctctaaaatttttttttgtcaatgaaAGGCCTTTTAGAGCaaactttcaaaatatttttacaactATAGAGATGGTTAGTGCTAATTGTAGAATAATAGTAACATCTACACTCAAAATTTATGAAGCATGGTGGCATCTCTTTAAATTCTGATCTCGACTCAATCAGCATTGAGGAATAACGtgcattatttttaaattaaagattTAGCATAGGGACTAAAACCACCTGGAATAATACCTGAATAAAGTCAATGAAAATTATATGAGCTAGCTAGCATATTGCTTCTCAAGAAGGCTTCCACAAAATGACAAGTCAAACCGCTCCTCCGGAGGATCTCCAATGAAGTCAAAGACTGCATCTGCATTTAAAAAGTCTTCATCGGCTGTGTAGCTGCAACCAGAGATTAAGGCATGAAATGATGTTGTCAATGATTACGCTAAAGACCGGAATATTCAGAGTTTGAATAATAATTGGTTATACAAGGTAGCACGGTAGCAGAAGGAAGGAAGCTAATGCTGACagtaaataaaatttaacaGACAGTTGAAAGCAATGTAGAAAAAGAGAAGTTCTATGAATTTCAGTGGTGGGAAGCAAAACAGAAACTGATGTTGCCATGTTCAAATTAAGGATGGTTCAGGTGGTTTTATATAAATGTAGGTTATCTGTTGATAATAATTAACCAATCAGAGATAATGCATACAATGAAGACTTGTTATGTATGATTCTAGAAAGAAGAGGGCGATCATTTGGATCACATTTGACATGTAAATCCATGAGAAAGTTCTAACTCAGACGCCTAATATTTGCAGCACAgaatcaagtttttttttaccttGAGAAGTACAGAAAACTATACAGAGAAGTAGGGAAGCATACCCCATGCGTGGCACCATATAAACAACCCATGTCGCTCAACCAAATATAAGCTGTCCAAAAGTTGAACTTAAAAGCCTAAGTTCTGCTGTAGGTCCATAGATATAGATTTCTTAAAAGGCACACCTTGAGCTTTAAAAAAGGTACCTATGGAGTTGAAATTGTCCTCCAATTTAACTCTTTCCAAATGCTCCTTAAATGTAAATCAGTGTCACTCTCAAAGCTagcaaagcaaaaaaaaagacTGAATGGAGAAATTCCTCAAGTAGCTTCCCTCAAAGCAAAAGCAAGTACACAGATCTCGCTACACATAAGGCAGtgaaagctaacaaaaacaccCAATGTCTTCTCTCACTTCCACAAAGTTATCAAACTAGGAGATCCTAGTTTGATCTTTATTCATGATCTTAAAGAAACTCTCTTTCCtggagggagaggggaggagggggcACCTGAAGAAACCAAAGAAAAGCAGCTCTTGAGTCTCGATTGACTTCCCAGTAAACATAATCCTTCAACAAAGCactttttc
This genomic interval from Corylus avellana chromosome ca3, CavTom2PMs-1.0 contains the following:
- the LOC132175236 gene encoding DNA-(apurinic or apyrimidinic site) endonuclease isoform X1, whose amino-acid sequence is MKRFFKPIEKEGSSKKPSLSPSEKDDGENREISGEDKREPLKFLTWNANSFLLRVKNDWPELNKFVTSFDPDVIAIQEVRVPAAGSKGAPKNPGELKDDTNSSREEKQILIRALSSLPFANYRVWWSLADSKYAGTALFVKKCCQPKNVFFNLDKRASKHEPDGRVILAEFDTFRLLNTYAPNNGWKEEENSFIRRRKWDKRILDFVLQSSDKPLIWCGDLNVSHEEIDVSHPEFFSAAKLNGYVPPNKEDCGQPGFTLSERKRFGTILKEGKLIDAYRFLHKEKDMECGFSWSGHPIGKYRGKRMRIDYFVVSEKLKDRIVACEIHGKGIELQGFYGSDHCPITFELSQACPNAKHGEASM
- the LOC132175236 gene encoding DNA-(apurinic or apyrimidinic site) endonuclease isoform X2, which translates into the protein MKRFFKPIEKEGSSKKPSLSPSEKDDGENREISGEDKREPLKFLTWNANSFLLRVKNDWPELNKFVTSFDPDVIAIQEVRVPAAGSKGAPKNPGELKDDTNSSREEKQILIRALSSLPFANYRVWWSLADSKYAGTALFVKKCCQPKNVFFNLDKRASKHEPDGRVILAEFDTFRLLNTYAPNNGWKEEENSFIRRRKWDKRILDFVLQSSDKPLIWCGDLNVSHEEIDVSHPEFFSAAKLNGYVPPNKEDCGQPGFTLSERKRFGTILKEYRGKRMRIDYFVVSEKLKDRIVACEIHGKGIELQGFYGSDHCPITFELSQACPNAKHGEASM